A window of the Streptomyces sp. Ag109_O5-10 genome harbors these coding sequences:
- a CDS encoding NUDIX hydrolase: MSAADEILDIVDENDQVTGTSPRGEAYARGLRHRCVFIQARDAAGRVFVHRRTATKLVFPSLYDMFVGGVVGAGESYDDAALREAEEELGVSGLPRPTFLFKFLYDDGAGKSWWSAVYEVRCELPVRPQVEEVAWHDFLTDEELSARLGEWEWVPDGLAAWERLRGWRD, from the coding sequence ATGAGCGCTGCTGACGAAATCCTCGACATCGTCGACGAGAACGACCAGGTGACCGGTACCTCCCCGCGCGGCGAGGCGTACGCCCGGGGCCTGCGCCACCGCTGCGTCTTCATCCAGGCCCGCGACGCCGCCGGCCGCGTCTTCGTCCACCGCCGCACCGCGACCAAGCTGGTCTTCCCCTCCCTGTACGACATGTTCGTCGGCGGTGTGGTCGGCGCGGGCGAGTCCTACGACGACGCGGCGCTGCGGGAGGCCGAGGAGGAGCTGGGCGTGAGCGGGCTCCCCCGGCCGACGTTCCTCTTCAAGTTCCTGTACGACGACGGCGCCGGGAAGAGCTGGTGGTCGGCGGTGTACGAGGTGCGCTGCGAGCTGCCGGTGCGGCCACAGGTGGAGGAGGTGGCGTGGCACGACTTCCTGACCGACGAGGAGTTGTCCGCTCGCCTCGGGGAGTGGGAATGGGTGCCGGACGGGTTGGCGGCGTGGGAGCGGCTGCGGGGGTGGCGGGACTGA
- a CDS encoding DMT family transporter — MSVLVLILAVSAACCLGFGFVLQQNVAQKAPLSDFLSPRLLLDLMRVPRWLGGIGLMAAGMILGAVALGKGEISLVEPLLATNLLFALALSRYQTRHRLSHQGWAGLILLAGGVTSFILAGQPRGGDAVTNPLRHWLIIGLMVGIALLLTTYAKRSRLSAGPTLLALAAGLLYGVQDALTRVTSTRFSEGGIMEVLTGWQPYGVLVLGVTGLILVQSAFETAELRNSLPALTAAQPLAGILCGVGFLGDRLRTDTGALAWEAAGLAAIVAGIVLLGLHPAMPRGTAPKEPSLDLQPR, encoded by the coding sequence GTGTCCGTTCTGGTACTGATTCTCGCCGTGAGCGCGGCCTGTTGCCTGGGCTTCGGGTTCGTGCTCCAGCAGAACGTCGCCCAGAAGGCACCGCTCAGCGACTTCCTCTCGCCCCGCCTGCTGCTCGACCTGATGCGGGTGCCGCGCTGGCTCGGCGGCATCGGCCTGATGGCGGCCGGCATGATCCTCGGCGCCGTCGCCCTCGGCAAGGGCGAGATCTCCCTCGTCGAACCACTGCTCGCGACGAACCTGCTGTTCGCCCTCGCGCTCTCCCGGTACCAGACCAGGCATCGCCTCAGCCACCAGGGCTGGGCCGGCCTGATCCTGCTCGCGGGCGGGGTGACGTCGTTCATCCTGGCGGGCCAGCCACGCGGCGGCGACGCCGTCACCAACCCGCTGCGCCACTGGCTGATCATCGGCCTGATGGTGGGCATAGCCCTGCTGCTCACCACCTACGCCAAACGGTCCCGCCTCAGCGCGGGACCCACGCTGCTCGCGCTCGCCGCCGGCCTGCTCTACGGCGTCCAGGACGCCCTGACCCGGGTCACCAGCACCCGCTTCTCCGAGGGCGGCATCATGGAGGTGCTGACCGGCTGGCAGCCGTACGGCGTGCTGGTGCTCGGGGTCACCGGGCTGATCCTGGTGCAGAGCGCGTTCGAGACGGCGGAGCTGCGCAACTCGCTGCCCGCGCTCACCGCGGCCCAGCCGCTCGCCGGGATCCTGTGCGGGGTCGGCTTCCTCGGGGACCGGCTGCGCACCGACACCGGGGCGCTGGCCTGGGAGGCGGCGGGGCTCGCGGCGATCGTGGCGGGCATCGTGCTGCTCGGGCTGCACCCGGCGATGCCGCGCGGTACGGCGCCGAAGGAGCCGTCGCTGGACCTCCAGCCGCGCTGA
- a CDS encoding molybdopterin-dependent oxidoreductase has protein sequence MNSEQTEEPRRRAEEGTPVGRRVFLGTIGLGALGLVTAPVLQRMTETVLGAFSGKDPTGLTGLLPNGGGFRYYSVTGSVPDKTAANYQLKIDGLVDKPQTYTLADLRALPQTKLVKDVQCVTGWRVPDTPFEGVRLSHLLDLAGVRDTAKAIHFTCFDGAYTESLTLDQARRPDVLVALRMQNKAITHDHGGPVRLYVAPMYFYKSAKWLSGITVTDKVEPGYWENLGYDVDAWVGRSNGRDDEPTN, from the coding sequence GTGAACTCTGAACAAACCGAGGAGCCGCGGCGGCGCGCCGAGGAGGGCACCCCGGTCGGCCGCCGGGTGTTCCTCGGCACCATCGGCCTCGGCGCGCTCGGTCTGGTGACCGCGCCGGTGCTGCAACGCATGACCGAGACGGTCCTCGGCGCCTTCTCCGGCAAGGACCCCACGGGCCTGACCGGACTCCTCCCGAACGGCGGCGGTTTCCGCTACTACTCGGTGACCGGGTCCGTGCCGGACAAGACCGCGGCGAACTACCAGCTGAAGATCGACGGCCTGGTCGACAAGCCGCAGACGTACACCCTGGCCGACCTGCGGGCCCTGCCGCAGACCAAGCTGGTCAAGGACGTCCAGTGCGTGACCGGCTGGCGGGTCCCCGACACGCCCTTCGAGGGCGTCCGCCTCTCCCATCTGCTGGACCTTGCGGGCGTCCGGGACACCGCCAAGGCGATCCACTTCACCTGCTTCGACGGCGCGTACACCGAGAGCCTCACCCTCGACCAGGCGCGCCGGCCGGACGTCCTGGTCGCGCTGCGCATGCAGAACAAGGCCATCACCCACGACCACGGCGGCCCGGTCCGCCTCTACGTCGCCCCCATGTACTTCTACAAGTCGGCCAAGTGGCTCTCCGGCATCACGGTCACCGACAAGGTCGAACCGGGCTACTGGGAGAACCTCGGCTACGACGTCGACGCCTGGGTCGGCCGCTCGAACGGACGTGACGATGAGCCTACGAACTGA
- a CDS encoding cytochrome b/b6 domain-containing protein → MSLRTEAPAATDRLRRFTPAERWIHRTTALLMGLCVATAACLYIPQLAVLVGRRELVVRIHECAGLALPVPVVLGLASRAFRRDLGFLNRFGPHDKLWLAAVLSRDKRPSSRPAGKFNAGQKIYANWIAGATLVMLGTGLLMWFTHLAPLMWRTSATFVHDWLALTIGVVLAGHIGMALGDPESRRGLRTGTVSRDWAKREHPLWRP, encoded by the coding sequence ATGAGCCTACGAACTGAGGCCCCGGCAGCCACCGACCGGCTGCGCCGTTTCACCCCGGCCGAGCGCTGGATCCACCGCACGACGGCACTGCTGATGGGCCTGTGCGTCGCGACCGCCGCCTGCCTCTACATCCCGCAGCTGGCGGTCCTCGTCGGCCGCCGCGAACTGGTCGTCCGCATCCACGAGTGCGCGGGCCTCGCCCTTCCGGTCCCGGTCGTGCTGGGCCTCGCCTCCCGCGCCTTCCGCAGGGACCTCGGCTTCCTGAACCGCTTCGGTCCCCACGACAAGCTGTGGCTGGCGGCCGTCCTGAGCCGCGACAAGCGCCCGTCCTCCCGGCCGGCGGGCAAGTTCAACGCGGGCCAGAAGATCTACGCGAACTGGATCGCCGGCGCGACCCTCGTCATGCTCGGCACGGGGCTCCTGATGTGGTTCACCCACCTCGCCCCGCTGATGTGGCGCACCTCGGCCACCTTCGTCCACGACTGGCTCGCCCTGACCATCGGCGTCGTCCTGGCCGGCCACATCGGCATGGCCCTGGGCGACCCGGAGTCCAGACGGGGCCTGCGCACGGGCACGGTGAGCCGCGACTGGGCCAAACGCGAACACCCACTGTGGCGGCCGTAG
- a CDS encoding gluconate:H+ symporter has product MTRLSVEMLAADTVAPITSAGHARLGIAVLLGFAVIVLLITKFKLHAFLALTIGSLALGAFAGAPLDKVITSFTTGLGTTVAGVGVLIALGAILGKLLADSGGADQIVDTILARAGGRAMPWAMVLIASVVGLPLFFEVGIVLLIPVVLMVAKRGHYSLMRIGIPALAGLSVMHGLVPPHPGPLVAIDAVHANLGVTLALGVLVAIPTVIIAGPLFSKVAARWVDVQAPDRMLPQRPSEELENRPGFGATLATVLLPVALMLSKALVDIVVDDPSHTVQRVFDVVGSPLIALLAAVIVGMFTLGRPAGFSRERLSHTVEKGLMPIAGILLIVGAGGGFKQTLIDCGAGQMILEISKDWSIPALLLAWLIAVAIRLATGSATVATVSAAGLVAPLAADMSTAHTALLVLAIGAGSLFFSHVNDAGFWLVKEYFGLSVGQTLKTWSVMETIISVVAGGLVLLLSLVI; this is encoded by the coding sequence GTGACCAGACTCAGCGTCGAGATGCTGGCAGCGGACACCGTCGCGCCCATCACCTCGGCCGGACACGCCCGGCTCGGCATCGCCGTCCTGCTGGGCTTCGCCGTCATCGTCCTGCTCATCACCAAGTTCAAGCTCCACGCCTTCCTGGCGCTGACCATCGGCTCGCTCGCGCTCGGCGCGTTCGCCGGGGCGCCGCTCGACAAGGTCATCACCAGCTTCACCACCGGGCTCGGCACCACCGTCGCCGGCGTGGGCGTCCTGATCGCGCTCGGGGCGATCCTGGGCAAGCTGCTGGCCGACTCCGGCGGCGCCGACCAGATCGTCGACACGATCCTCGCCAGGGCCGGCGGCCGGGCGATGCCCTGGGCGATGGTGCTGATCGCCTCCGTGGTCGGACTGCCGCTGTTCTTCGAGGTCGGCATCGTGCTGCTGATCCCGGTGGTCCTGATGGTCGCCAAGCGCGGCCACTACTCCCTGATGCGCATCGGCATCCCGGCCCTCGCCGGGCTGTCCGTGATGCACGGCCTGGTGCCCCCGCACCCCGGCCCGCTGGTCGCGATCGACGCGGTCCACGCGAACCTCGGCGTCACCCTGGCCCTCGGCGTCCTGGTCGCGATCCCGACCGTGATCATCGCCGGCCCGCTGTTCTCGAAGGTCGCCGCCCGCTGGGTGGACGTGCAGGCCCCCGACCGGATGCTCCCGCAGCGCCCGTCCGAGGAACTGGAGAACCGCCCCGGCTTCGGCGCCACCCTCGCCACCGTCCTGCTGCCGGTCGCGCTGATGCTGTCCAAGGCACTGGTGGACATCGTCGTCGACGACCCGTCGCACACCGTCCAGCGCGTCTTCGACGTCGTCGGCTCGCCGCTGATCGCGCTACTCGCGGCCGTGATAGTCGGCATGTTCACGCTGGGCCGGCCGGCCGGGTTCTCCCGGGAGCGGCTCTCGCACACCGTCGAGAAGGGGCTCATGCCCATCGCGGGCATCCTTCTCATCGTCGGCGCGGGCGGCGGCTTCAAGCAGACGCTGATCGACTGCGGCGCCGGCCAGATGATCCTGGAGATCTCCAAGGACTGGTCGATCCCGGCCCTGCTGCTGGCCTGGCTGATCGCCGTCGCGATCCGTCTCGCGACCGGCTCCGCGACGGTCGCCACGGTCTCCGCGGCGGGCCTGGTGGCCCCGCTGGCCGCCGACATGTCGACCGCCCACACCGCCCTGCTCGTCCTGGCCATCGGCGCGGGCTCGCTGTTCTTCAGCCATGTCAACGACGCCGGGTTCTGGCTGGTGAAGGAGTACTTCGGCCTGTCCGTCGGCCAGACGCTCAAGACCTGGTCGGTGATGGAGACGATCATCTCGGTGGTCGCCGGCGGCCTGGTGCTGCTGCTGTCCCTGGTGATCTAG
- a CDS encoding gluconokinase: MRTPHVIVVMGVAGTGKTTIGPLLAARLGVPYAEGDDFHPPANIAKMSAGHPLDDADRWPWLDAIGAWAHGRAGLGGVVSSSALKRSYRDRLRAAAPGIVFLHLSGDRRLIEDRMSHRQGHFMPTTLLDSQFATLQPLEPDEAGVAVEVSGTPEEITARAVRALGALPDLTPQ, encoded by the coding sequence ATGCGGACCCCTCACGTCATCGTGGTGATGGGCGTCGCCGGCACGGGCAAGACCACGATCGGTCCCCTGCTCGCCGCCCGGCTCGGCGTCCCGTACGCCGAGGGCGACGACTTCCACCCGCCGGCCAACATCGCCAAGATGTCGGCCGGTCACCCGCTCGACGACGCCGACCGGTGGCCGTGGCTGGACGCCATCGGCGCCTGGGCGCACGGCCGGGCGGGACTCGGCGGGGTGGTCAGCAGCTCCGCGCTGAAGCGGTCGTACCGCGACCGGCTCCGCGCCGCGGCCCCCGGCATCGTGTTCCTGCACCTGTCCGGCGACCGGCGGCTCATCGAGGACCGGATGTCGCACCGGCAGGGCCACTTCATGCCGACCACGCTGCTCGACTCCCAGTTCGCCACGCTCCAGCCGCTGGAGCCGGACGAGGCCGGTGTCGCCGTGGAGGTCTCGGGCACCCCCGAGGAGATCACGGCACGGGCCGTGCGCGCGCTCGGCGCGCTGCCCGACCTCACCCCGCAGTAA
- a CDS encoding FadR/GntR family transcriptional regulator, translating to MSTPGRGLHGRVLDALGPAITAGEYPPGSVLRTDELAQHFEVSRSVMREAVRVLESMHLVESRRRVGVTVRPKAEWNVYDPQVIRWRLAGADRPHQLRSLTVLRSAIEPVAAGLAARHATAGQCAELTECALGMVAHSRGHRLAEYLFHDVAFHRVILAASGNEMFARLGDVVAEVLAGRTEHEVMFEDPDPAAVTLHVQLAEAVREGDAPRAEQLTREITAGALQELDILAP from the coding sequence ATGAGCACACCGGGCCGGGGCCTGCACGGCCGAGTACTGGACGCCTTGGGCCCCGCCATCACCGCCGGCGAGTACCCGCCGGGCAGTGTCCTGCGCACCGACGAACTGGCCCAGCACTTCGAGGTCTCACGCTCCGTGATGCGCGAGGCGGTCCGGGTCCTCGAATCCATGCACCTGGTCGAGTCCCGCCGCCGGGTGGGCGTGACCGTCCGCCCGAAGGCGGAGTGGAACGTCTACGACCCGCAGGTGATCCGCTGGCGCCTGGCCGGCGCCGACCGCCCGCACCAGCTGCGCTCGCTCACCGTGCTGCGCTCGGCGATCGAGCCCGTGGCGGCGGGCCTGGCGGCGCGGCACGCCACGGCCGGGCAGTGCGCCGAGCTGACCGAGTGCGCCCTCGGCATGGTGGCCCACTCGCGCGGCCACAGGCTGGCGGAGTACCTCTTCCACGACGTGGCCTTCCACCGGGTGATCCTGGCGGCGTCGGGCAACGAGATGTTCGCCCGGCTCGGCGACGTCGTGGCCGAGGTCCTCGCGGGCCGTACCGAGCACGAGGTCATGTTCGAGGACCCCGACCCGGCCGCCGTCACCCTGCACGTCCAGCTCGCGGAGGCGGTCCGCGAGGGCGACGCCCCGCGCGCGGAACAGCTGACCCGCGAGATCACCGCGGGTGCCCTGCAGGAGCTGGACATCCTGGCGCCGTAG
- a CDS encoding YchJ family protein → MTPKRPRQQPAACPCGLPETYENCCGRFHRGEAAAPTAEALMRSRYSAFVRRDEPYLLRTWHPRTRPARLDLDPGMRWTGLEILAATDGSAFHATGTVTFRASFRDGSLLERSRFERVEGAWVYLDGEFPAQ, encoded by the coding sequence GTGACACCGAAGCGACCCCGGCAGCAGCCCGCCGCCTGCCCGTGCGGTCTGCCGGAGACGTACGAGAACTGCTGCGGCCGGTTCCACCGCGGCGAGGCGGCGGCGCCCACCGCCGAGGCGCTGATGCGTTCGCGCTACAGCGCCTTCGTCAGGCGGGACGAGCCGTACCTGCTGCGCACCTGGCATCCCCGGACCCGCCCGGCCCGGCTCGACCTGGACCCCGGGATGCGGTGGACGGGTCTGGAGATCCTGGCGGCGACCGACGGCTCGGCCTTCCACGCCACCGGCACGGTGACCTTCCGCGCCTCGTTCCGCGACGGCTCGCTGCTGGAGCGCAGCCGGTTCGAGCGGGTCGAGGGGGCCTGGGTGTACCTGGACGGGGAGTTCCCGGCGCAGTAG
- a CDS encoding M1 family metallopeptidase, producing MAVQQSAGPDPYFPDNGDSRYRVHRYELTLDYRPGPNRLSGAVRINAIAGRAALPEFQLNLADFKIGRIRVDGRQPHWTHRGGRLRIKPAKPLRAGAAFTVEIHWSGNPRPVNSPWGGIGWEELTDGALVASQPVGAPSWFPCNDRPADKASYLLSVTCPSAYSVVAGGRLLTRTTKASTTTWVYEQAAPTSSYLVTVAIGKFQTVLLGDPGFGGIPMHGHIPAQLLPEFSRDFARQPAMMDLFQRLFGPYPFDEYAVVVADEEFDVPVEAQGLSLFGANHVDGARGSERLVAHELAHQWFGNSVSIADWRHIWLNEGLAKYAEWLWSERSGGRSAQQLAAIAHRMLSGLPQDIRIAAPGKKAMFDDRVYERGGVTIHAVRCALGDERFFHMLRAWAGLHRGGSVTTAMFTAHVNRFADEPLDGLLDAWVHRTALPALPTLAVPARPAQPPTNAESA from the coding sequence GTGGCAGTGCAGCAGTCAGCGGGTCCGGACCCGTACTTCCCGGACAACGGCGATTCCCGGTACCGGGTGCATCGCTATGAGCTCACGCTGGACTACCGGCCGGGACCGAACCGACTGTCGGGCGCGGTCCGGATCAACGCGATCGCGGGCCGGGCGGCCCTGCCCGAGTTCCAGCTGAACCTGGCCGACTTCAAGATCGGCCGGATCCGGGTGGACGGCCGCCAGCCGCACTGGACGCACCGCGGCGGCCGGCTGCGGATCAAGCCGGCGAAGCCGCTGCGTGCCGGGGCCGCCTTCACCGTGGAGATCCACTGGTCCGGCAACCCCAGGCCGGTCAACAGCCCCTGGGGCGGGATCGGCTGGGAGGAGCTGACGGACGGCGCGCTGGTGGCCAGCCAGCCGGTCGGCGCGCCCTCCTGGTTCCCGTGCAACGACCGGCCGGCCGACAAGGCGTCGTACCTGCTCTCCGTCACCTGCCCGTCGGCGTACTCGGTGGTGGCCGGCGGCCGGCTGCTGACCCGCACCACGAAGGCGTCCACGACGACCTGGGTGTACGAGCAGGCCGCGCCGACGTCGAGCTACCTGGTGACCGTCGCGATCGGGAAGTTCCAGACGGTGCTGCTCGGCGACCCCGGCTTCGGCGGGATCCCGATGCACGGGCACATACCGGCGCAGCTGCTCCCGGAGTTCTCCCGGGACTTCGCGCGGCAGCCCGCGATGATGGACCTGTTCCAGCGGCTGTTCGGGCCGTATCCCTTCGACGAGTACGCCGTGGTCGTCGCCGACGAGGAGTTCGACGTCCCCGTCGAGGCCCAGGGGCTGTCCCTGTTCGGCGCCAACCACGTGGACGGGGCGCGGGGTTCGGAGCGGCTGGTCGCACACGAACTGGCGCACCAGTGGTTCGGCAACAGCGTGTCCATCGCCGACTGGCGGCACATCTGGCTGAACGAGGGGCTCGCGAAGTACGCGGAGTGGCTGTGGTCGGAACGGTCCGGGGGCCGCAGCGCGCAGCAACTGGCCGCCATCGCGCACCGGATGCTCTCCGGGCTGCCGCAGGACATCCGGATCGCCGCGCCGGGCAAGAAGGCGATGTTCGACGACCGGGTCTACGAGCGGGGCGGGGTCACGATCCACGCGGTCCGCTGCGCGCTCGGCGACGAGCGGTTCTTCCACATGCTGCGCGCGTGGGCGGGGCTGCACCGGGGCGGGTCGGTGACGACCGCGATGTTCACGGCCCACGTCAACCGGTTCGCGGACGAGCCGCTGGACGGCCTCCTCGACGCCTGGGTGCACCGCACCGCGCTGCCCGCGCTCCCCACCCTGGCCGTCCCCGCCCGCCCGGCCCAGCCGCCCACGAACGCCGAGTCGGCGTAG